A window of Lacibacter sediminis contains these coding sequences:
- a CDS encoding HEPN domain-containing protein, which translates to MEQPTLNSITIFALKDFNCKSEIELFQFDEISFIKGWGELDSEYFTDDSIKLIGQLNLMSFANRFFAAVKKDLATLDELSNEHIRLKSKTNHFINCLWFAKDNSASIINLYTYTLNTNYSLQSVIGPGNSSATGENSPVEFDKEDFDKALNIYKAILSVQTKIESDPPKIDFGGRPIITDSKYHKTNQNKTNRIDRALSFLFIARNNSFLPLKISLYISVLECLFTKDAGDIVHKISERTAFYVGETPDERVDLYRSVKKAYGVRSKFFHGQPLEKNSSEHEVLQNVSLKIDHILRIVLSKVLLTDYAQFLSNNEQIEEFYTNLIFKKA; encoded by the coding sequence ATGGAACAACCTACACTCAACTCAATAACAATATTTGCATTAAAAGATTTCAATTGCAAAAGTGAAATAGAATTATTTCAGTTTGACGAGATTAGCTTTATTAAAGGTTGGGGCGAGTTAGATTCAGAATATTTTACAGATGATAGCATTAAATTAATAGGGCAACTTAACCTAATGAGTTTTGCAAATAGATTCTTTGCAGCGGTAAAAAAAGATTTAGCAACTTTAGACGAACTAAGTAACGAACATATTCGGTTAAAAAGTAAAACGAATCATTTCATCAATTGTTTATGGTTTGCAAAGGATAACTCTGCAAGTATTATCAATCTATACACTTACACATTAAATACAAATTATAGCTTACAGTCAGTTATTGGGCCCGGGAACAGCTCGGCAACAGGAGAAAATAGTCCCGTTGAATTTGATAAAGAGGATTTTGATAAAGCTTTAAACATATATAAAGCAATTTTATCTGTGCAAACTAAGATTGAAAGTGATCCTCCAAAAATAGACTTCGGTGGCAGGCCAATTATAACAGACTCAAAATATCACAAAACCAATCAGAATAAAACAAATCGAATTGACAGGGCACTTAGTTTTCTTTTCATTGCTAGAAACAACTCATTTTTACCACTTAAAATTTCCCTTTACATTTCCGTTTTAGAATGCCTATTTACAAAAGATGCAGGCGATATCGTACATAAAATTTCTGAAAGAACAGCATTTTATGTTGGGGAAACCCCTGATGAGAGGGTTGATTTATACCGTAGCGTAAAAAAAGCATACGGTGTTCGCTCAAAATTTTTTCACGGCCAACCACTTGAAAAAAATTCAAGTGAGCACGAAGTACTTCAGAATGTCTCACTTAAGATAGATCATATACTTAGAATAGTTTTAAGCAAGGTTTTGTTGACTGACTATGCTCAATTTTTGTCAAATAATGAGCAAATTGAAGAATTCTATACTAATTTAATTTTCAAAAAAGCATAG
- a CDS encoding RNA polymerase sigma factor codes for MEQAFLTDIQNNQNIIYKVCNLYRDSREDQEDLFQEIVYQLWKSYPGFKGESKLSTWIYRIALNTAIAAYRKPTIDISYPEEIPDHIQYTTELNSSENEERLFRALRILSDAEKAVISLYLEDYSYEEIAAITGLTESNVGVRLNRIKSKLKERLK; via the coding sequence ATGGAGCAGGCATTTTTAACAGACATTCAGAACAATCAAAACATCATTTACAAGGTTTGTAACCTGTATCGTGACAGTCGGGAAGATCAGGAAGATCTGTTCCAGGAGATCGTGTATCAGCTCTGGAAATCTTATCCGGGCTTTAAAGGCGAATCGAAACTGAGTACATGGATTTACAGGATAGCTTTGAACACAGCTATTGCTGCTTATCGCAAACCAACGATTGATATAAGCTATCCCGAAGAAATTCCTGACCATATTCAGTATACCACAGAACTGAATAGTTCAGAAAACGAAGAACGGTTGTTTCGTGCCCTGCGCATATTGTCTGATGCAGAGAAAGCAGTGATCTCACTTTACCTCGAGGATTACAGCTACGAGGAAATTGCGGCCATTACCGGTTTAACTGAAAGTAATGTAGGTGTTCGATTGAACCGCATCAAAAGCAAATTAAAAGAACGTTTAAAATAA
- a CDS encoding amidase has protein sequence MKRRDFLRNSTLAGATTLVAAACNTNTEEKKTAGATPATDDAFELNELSIDDLQQKMATGTYSSEQLTNLYLQRIAAIDKSGPTLNSVIELNPDAVTIAQQMDAERKAGKLRGPLHGIPVLIKDNIDTADKMMTTAGSLALAGHIAAKDAFIVTKLREAGAVLLGKTNLSEWANFRSTKSCSGWSSRGGQTKMPYILDHNPCGSSSGSGVAVAANLCAVAVGTETDGSVTCPASVNGTVGIKPTVGLLSRSGIIPISSTQDTAGPLARTVKDAAILLAAMTGVDANDAVTKESEGKGLTDYTKFLDINALKGKRLGVEKKEYENQFLNRLLDIAIALLKEQGAEVIELEYLDKLNKLGDAEYELMKFEFKDGLNKYLSTANANVKTIADVIAFNKANEDKTMPTFKQETMVMSEAKAGLDSKEYKEAFEKSHVGSKKIIDAVLQENKLDALFGLTMGPACSIDTIYGDRWGDVFLTSPAAMSGYPHISVPCGMVYALPVGLSFFSTAYKEGELIGLAYAFEQAGKHRQKPEFKKAFL, from the coding sequence ATGAAACGTAGAGATTTTCTCCGCAACAGTACATTGGCCGGTGCAACTACATTGGTAGCTGCTGCCTGCAATACCAACACTGAAGAAAAGAAAACAGCAGGTGCAACCCCAGCAACCGATGATGCATTTGAATTAAACGAGCTTTCGATTGATGATCTGCAACAAAAAATGGCGACGGGTACTTACTCAAGTGAACAACTCACCAACTTATACCTGCAACGGATTGCGGCGATTGATAAAAGCGGACCAACACTCAACTCGGTGATTGAATTAAATCCTGATGCAGTAACGATCGCTCAACAAATGGATGCAGAACGAAAAGCAGGTAAACTGCGTGGGCCATTGCATGGCATTCCGGTATTGATCAAAGACAATATTGATACGGCAGATAAAATGATGACGACAGCCGGTTCGCTTGCACTGGCGGGACATATTGCTGCAAAGGATGCTTTTATTGTAACGAAGTTGCGTGAAGCAGGTGCAGTGTTGCTGGGCAAAACAAATTTATCGGAGTGGGCAAATTTCAGATCAACCAAATCATGTTCGGGTTGGAGCAGTCGTGGCGGACAAACAAAAATGCCGTACATCCTTGATCATAATCCATGCGGATCCAGTTCTGGTTCGGGTGTAGCGGTTGCTGCTAATTTATGTGCAGTGGCAGTGGGTACTGAAACAGATGGCTCGGTTACATGTCCTGCGTCAGTAAACGGAACGGTGGGCATTAAACCAACAGTTGGTTTGCTGAGCCGTAGTGGCATTATTCCAATTTCATCAACACAGGACACTGCAGGTCCGCTTGCACGTACGGTGAAAGATGCAGCGATTTTATTAGCAGCCATGACGGGTGTTGATGCCAATGATGCTGTTACAAAAGAAAGCGAAGGAAAAGGATTAACGGATTACACGAAGTTTCTCGATATAAATGCATTGAAAGGGAAACGACTTGGTGTTGAAAAGAAAGAATACGAGAATCAGTTTTTGAATCGGTTGTTAGACATCGCCATTGCATTATTGAAAGAACAAGGTGCTGAAGTAATTGAACTGGAGTATCTCGATAAACTGAATAAACTCGGTGATGCAGAATATGAATTAATGAAGTTTGAATTTAAGGATGGATTGAATAAATATTTGTCAACAGCGAATGCCAATGTAAAAACCATTGCTGATGTAATTGCCTTCAACAAAGCAAATGAAGACAAGACCATGCCAACGTTTAAACAGGAAACCATGGTAATGAGCGAAGCAAAAGCAGGGCTCGACAGCAAAGAATACAAAGAAGCGTTTGAAAAAAGTCATGTTGGCTCGAAGAAGATCATTGATGCAGTGTTGCAGGAAAACAAACTCGATGCATTGTTTGGTTTAACCATGGGGCCCGCCTGCAGCATTGATACGATTTATGGCGATCGTTGGGGGGATGTGTTTCTTACTTCGCCTGCGGCCATGAGTGGCTACCCGCACATCAGCGTACCATGCGGCATGGTCTATGCGTTGCCCGTTGGTCTTTCGTTTTTCAGTACGGCTTATAAAGAAGGCGAACTGATTGGGTTGGCGTATGCATTTGAACAGGCAGGCAAACACAGACAAAAGCCGGAGTTTAAGAAAGCGTTTTTGTAA
- a CDS encoding nuclear transport factor 2 family protein: MYKPFHLLLLLFVSISLSATAQTKEDTAAITRAALDYIESQHKPNASQMEHALHPRLVKRTFWNDKATGKDFLYEYFAENMIILAERYNVKGDKFPTNPKKEVKLLDISDRTASIKLIADEWIDYMHLTKLNGTWKIVNVLWQYNDQKKHQ; the protein is encoded by the coding sequence ATGTACAAACCTTTTCATCTATTGCTCCTGTTGTTTGTAAGTATCAGCCTATCAGCAACCGCACAAACCAAAGAAGATACAGCCGCCATTACACGTGCAGCGCTGGATTATATTGAATCGCAACATAAACCCAATGCTTCACAAATGGAACATGCACTGCACCCACGTTTGGTGAAACGAACCTTCTGGAACGACAAAGCAACCGGCAAAGATTTTCTTTACGAATACTTTGCAGAGAACATGATCATTCTTGCAGAACGTTACAATGTCAAAGGCGATAAATTTCCAACTAATCCAAAAAAGGAAGTGAAGCTGTTGGATATAAGCGACCGCACCGCTTCCATCAAGCTCATTGCCGATGAGTGGATCGATTACATGCATCTCACCAAATTAAACGGCACCTGGAAAATTGTAAATGTGCTGTGGCAATACAATGATCAAAAAAAACATCAATAA
- a CDS encoding PQQ-dependent sugar dehydrogenase, with protein MKQLLLSFLSFVILNQVSAQCTGMGSINYQQWNNITGGNISNLTSNANYPNNPSLTGTRTTFEMPANIGNNMGIRMNGYLCVPTTGTYYFWIAADNAGELWLSSTSLPVNKVRIAYTSKATKYRQWNASASQKSVGIALVAGVKYYVEALMKETTGSDNLSVGWSKPGQSTSAPSEIIPGSSLSTQLVTDAEAPSVPANLSADFITTSSFVLKWNASTDNVGVTGYDIYRNGVKINSSTLTYTSYSVTGLAANTMYNMTVRAKDAAGNESTSAVFPVTTISSIAASESFSVRTVIDRQRMPHDLVYGPDNNIWYTERFGGTVSFVNPATGSKRIVLTLGSKMVRVGGQDGLMGLALHPEFNTGKPFVYIAYTYQSLSATVRRMRIERYTYDAFTQTLIEPVTILENIPGSNDHNSARLAIGPDVKLYFSVGDMGAGQYDNISRANNAQNLSILEGKILRLNTELEAGSWIPADNPFTSGGQPTAVYSLGHRNPQGLVWGNVNGVNILYSTEHGPFSDDEVNVIESGRNFGWPQVAGYCDGNYNGRNIGGFNVVSEQVNCETLNAKEPLRSIYPAVNPPSGGDNMLWPSMAPSGTEFYGSAAIPGWQNSVLVAMLKAGTITRYQLSNDGLQIISDTINYFRGMGRFRDVVVSTDGTKIYVATDSSGSTSGPTGNVTTTPANPGCILEFTFNSGAFRQFVQTTPVDNRVKEEKKDKTIDIYPNPATNFIVVYNYSTEAGRIIELFDVKGRRVKQQAANGLATRMETSELPAGMYVLRITAASGTVLRTEKLIINR; from the coding sequence ATGAAACAACTACTGCTTTCATTCCTTTCTTTCGTGATTCTTAATCAAGTTTCAGCTCAATGCACAGGCATGGGCAGCATTAATTACCAGCAATGGAATAATATTACAGGTGGCAATATCAGCAACCTTACTTCCAATGCCAACTATCCAAACAACCCCTCACTGACGGGTACACGTACAACGTTTGAAATGCCAGCCAACATCGGTAATAATATGGGCATACGAATGAATGGCTATCTCTGTGTGCCAACAACAGGCACATATTACTTCTGGATAGCAGCCGATAATGCAGGTGAATTATGGCTGAGCAGTACATCGCTTCCGGTAAATAAAGTAAGGATCGCTTACACATCAAAGGCAACGAAATACCGCCAATGGAATGCATCGGCTTCACAAAAATCAGTAGGTATTGCTTTGGTAGCCGGTGTTAAATATTATGTTGAAGCATTAATGAAAGAAACAACCGGCAGCGATAATCTTTCGGTTGGTTGGTCCAAACCGGGGCAAAGCACATCTGCACCAAGTGAGATTATTCCTGGCAGCAGTTTATCAACTCAGTTGGTAACAGATGCCGAGGCGCCTTCTGTGCCTGCTAATCTTTCAGCCGATTTTATCACAACAAGTTCTTTTGTATTAAAATGGAATGCTTCAACCGACAACGTTGGCGTTACAGGTTATGATATTTATCGCAATGGTGTAAAGATCAACAGCAGCACACTTACTTATACATCTTACAGTGTCACAGGTCTTGCAGCAAATACAATGTATAACATGACGGTTCGTGCAAAAGATGCTGCGGGTAACGAATCAACAAGTGCAGTGTTTCCTGTAACAACAATTTCATCAATAGCAGCATCTGAATCGTTTAGTGTGCGCACTGTCATTGACCGTCAGCGTATGCCGCATGACCTGGTGTATGGCCCGGATAATAATATCTGGTACACCGAGCGTTTTGGCGGTACCGTTAGTTTTGTTAACCCGGCTACAGGTTCAAAACGAATTGTTTTAACTCTCGGGTCAAAAATGGTACGTGTTGGTGGCCAGGATGGTTTAATGGGTCTTGCGTTACATCCGGAATTTAACACCGGTAAGCCATTTGTATACATTGCATATACTTATCAATCGCTCAGTGCTACTGTTCGCAGAATGCGGATTGAACGTTACACTTATGATGCGTTTACACAAACATTAATTGAGCCGGTTACAATACTTGAAAATATTCCAGGCAGTAATGATCATAATTCTGCCCGGTTGGCGATTGGCCCCGATGTGAAATTGTACTTCAGTGTGGGTGATATGGGAGCAGGTCAATACGATAACATCAGTCGTGCGAACAATGCACAAAATCTTTCAATCCTTGAAGGCAAGATCCTTCGTTTGAATACTGAATTGGAAGCCGGTTCATGGATCCCTGCAGATAATCCATTCACAAGCGGCGGACAGCCAACAGCTGTTTATTCGCTTGGTCATCGTAATCCGCAAGGGTTGGTATGGGGCAATGTAAATGGTGTAAATATTTTATACAGTACCGAGCATGGTCCGTTTAGCGATGATGAAGTGAATGTGATTGAAAGCGGTCGCAACTTTGGTTGGCCGCAAGTGGCAGGTTACTGCGATGGAAACTATAACGGCCGCAATATTGGTGGCTTTAATGTAGTGAGTGAACAAGTGAATTGTGAAACTTTGAATGCAAAAGAACCATTACGTTCAATCTATCCGGCAGTGAATCCACCGTCAGGTGGCGATAATATGTTGTGGCCGTCGATGGCTCCATCGGGAACAGAATTTTATGGCAGCGCAGCAATTCCCGGCTGGCAGAATTCTGTTTTGGTGGCGATGTTAAAAGCGGGTACCATTACCCGTTACCAGTTAAGTAACGATGGTTTGCAGATCATTTCCGATACCATTAATTATTTCCGTGGAATGGGTCGTTTCCGTGATGTGGTGGTGAGTACTGACGGAACAAAAATTTATGTGGCCACCGATTCAAGCGGTTCAACATCGGGCCCTACAGGTAATGTAACAACAACACCTGCAAACCCCGGTTGTATTCTTGAGTTTACATTTAACAGCGGTGCATTCCGTCAGTTTGTGCAAACAACTCCTGTTGATAACAGGGTGAAAGAAGAGAAGAAGGATAAAACAATTGATATCTATCCGAACCCTGCCACCAACTTTATTGTTGTGTACAATTACAGTACAGAGGCAGGACGTATCATCGAACTCTTTGATGTGAAGGGTCGCAGAGTAAAACAGCAGGCCGCAAACGGATTGGCAACACGTATGGAAACAAGTGAATTGCCTGCCGGTATGTATGTACTTCGTATCACTGCTGCAAGCGGAACCGTGTTACGTACAGAGAAGTTGATCATCAACCGATAG